The following proteins are encoded in a genomic region of Maribacter hydrothermalis:
- a CDS encoding HYC_CC_PP family protein: MKSFIHKFMSFFMAVVVLLTTMSFNVDMHYCGDLLVDFSIVEQVKSCGMENVKADCNNLDITQKSCCTDTQLIVEGAEELKVSFEQLSFDQQVFFTSFTYSYLNLFNGIDSNTISFEDYAPPFVKQDVQVLHQIFLI, from the coding sequence ATGAAATCTTTTATTCACAAATTCATGTCTTTTTTTATGGCTGTTGTAGTTCTTTTGACTACAATGTCCTTTAATGTAGATATGCACTATTGTGGTGACCTTTTAGTAGATTTTTCAATCGTTGAGCAGGTTAAGTCTTGCGGAATGGAAAACGTAAAGGCTGACTGTAATAATTTAGATATCACCCAAAAGTCTTGTTGCACAGATACTCAGTTAATAGTAGAAGGTGCAGAAGAATTGAAAGTTTCATTTGAACAACTTTCTTTTGATCAACAGGTATTTTTTACTTCATTTACCTATTCTTATTTAAATCTTTTTAATGGAATAGATTCTAACACTATTTCATTTGAGGATTATGCGCCTCCGTTTGTCAAACAGGATGTGCAAGTGCTGCACCAGATTTTCTTAATTTGA
- a CDS encoding glycoside hydrolase family 130 protein, giving the protein MNKNIFLILTLAILGFSCKNDKKSSQMFKEKSESPWLLGFQKTELNPIMQPDSTYTFLDPISKNEVRWQKADVFNPGAIVKNDTVFLLFRAEDNPDAILGERTSRIGLAYSTDGINFTKYPKPVLFPDNDEFAKWDQPGGIEDPRIVETPEGTYIMLYTSWNNDVARLSSATSKDLKNWTKKGPVFENAYEGKYLNEWSKSGSIVTELVDGRLIAKKINDKYLMYWGELFVNLATSENGVDWEPSLTENGDLLHSFKPTLNEFDSHLTEPGPPALYTDAGILLLYNGKNLSGDGATTKYPEGTYCGGQVLFDKNDPTKMIERMEVPFICPSLPHEISGQYKAGTTFIQGLVYYNDKWFLYYGTADSMVGLAIKE; this is encoded by the coding sequence ATGAACAAAAACATATTTCTAATCTTGACTTTAGCAATTTTAGGTTTCTCTTGTAAGAATGATAAGAAGTCATCACAAATGTTTAAAGAAAAATCAGAATCTCCATGGCTCTTGGGTTTTCAGAAAACTGAGCTTAACCCCATAATGCAACCAGATTCAACATATACATTCTTAGATCCAATTTCTAAAAATGAAGTTCGTTGGCAAAAGGCTGATGTTTTTAATCCGGGAGCCATCGTAAAAAATGATACAGTATTTTTATTGTTTAGGGCAGAAGATAACCCTGATGCTATTTTAGGAGAAAGAACCTCACGCATTGGATTAGCTTATAGTACTGACGGAATAAACTTTACAAAATATCCAAAACCCGTACTTTTTCCTGATAACGATGAATTTGCAAAGTGGGATCAACCCGGTGGTATTGAAGACCCTAGAATTGTGGAAACACCCGAAGGCACTTACATTATGCTCTATACCAGTTGGAACAATGATGTTGCCAGACTTTCAAGTGCTACGTCTAAAGATTTAAAAAATTGGACAAAAAAAGGTCCGGTTTTTGAAAATGCCTATGAAGGAAAATATTTAAACGAATGGAGCAAATCTGGTTCAATTGTTACTGAATTGGTTGATGGGCGATTAATCGCTAAAAAAATAAACGACAAGTATCTCATGTATTGGGGCGAGCTATTCGTTAACCTTGCTACTTCGGAAAATGGTGTCGATTGGGAGCCGAGCTTAACTGAAAATGGCGATTTGCTTCATAGTTTTAAACCAACTTTAAATGAATTTGATAGCCATTTAACCGAGCCGGGGCCTCCCGCGCTTTATACAGATGCAGGTATACTTTTACTGTATAATGGAAAAAATTTAAGTGGAGATGGCGCTACTACTAAATACCCCGAAGGTACCTATTGTGGTGGTCAAGTTTTATTTGATAAAAATGACCCTACAAAAATGATAGAAAGAATGGAGGTACCTTTCATTTGCCCAAGCTTACCTCATGAAATTAGTGGACAATATAAAGCAGGAACTACCTTTATTCAAGGTCTTGTCTATTATAATGACAAATGGTTTTTGTATTATGGCACTGCCGATTCTATGGTAGGTTTGGCAATTAAAGAATAA
- a CDS encoding gluconate 2-dehydrogenase subunit 3 family protein, translated as MDRRKSLQTLILGGAAAGTGLVFNSCKTESGESIDETIATSSDKFFGRTPAELERIEKLNAEQLFNEHEMETIAALSVVILPPKEPHGGPIEAEVPALVEFMGKDIPEMAPTLLGGLMWLDHKSNTEFGTEFKSATLEQKKQICDEICWHDTEKPLSEQPLEIQFFYTMRGLTVTGYYTSKVGIADLGYKGNSPNVWDGVPQDVLDQHGVSYDPEWIAKCVDQSQRNVMAEWDEEGNLLT; from the coding sequence ATGGATAGAAGAAAGAGTTTACAAACTTTAATACTCGGTGGTGCTGCCGCAGGTACTGGGCTGGTCTTCAATTCCTGTAAGACTGAAAGTGGTGAATCAATAGACGAAACCATTGCAACAAGTAGTGACAAGTTTTTTGGAAGAACTCCGGCGGAACTGGAGCGCATAGAGAAATTGAATGCTGAACAATTGTTTAACGAGCATGAAATGGAAACTATTGCAGCTTTAAGTGTGGTGATACTACCTCCAAAAGAGCCACATGGTGGTCCAATAGAGGCGGAAGTTCCGGCACTGGTAGAATTTATGGGTAAAGATATTCCAGAAATGGCTCCTACACTTTTAGGAGGCTTAATGTGGTTAGATCATAAAAGTAATACTGAATTTGGTACCGAATTTAAGTCTGCTACCTTAGAGCAGAAAAAACAAATTTGTGATGAAATTTGCTGGCATGATACCGAAAAACCGTTAAGTGAGCAACCATTGGAAATTCAGTTTTTCTATACCATGCGTGGCTTAACCGTTACGGGTTACTATACTTCTAAAGTTGGTATTGCAGATTTAGGATATAAAGGGAATTCACCAAATGTATGGGACGGTGTACCGCAAGATGTACTTGACCAACACGGTGTTTCCTATGACCCGGAGTGGATAGCAAAATGTGTGGACCAAAGTCAGCGTAATGTTATGGCGGAATGGGATGAAGAAGGAAATTTACTTACGTAA
- a CDS encoding sulfatase family protein, with the protein MKYLLSLLIITVFISCQNQSTMVAESTAPNIVWLVAEDQSPDWFPMYGDSIQSLPYLQSLSADGVVFTNAVSPVAVCAPARSAIITGMYPSTLGTHNMRTYNAYANGENEPSINIPSYSPIVPDGVKMFTEYLRKKGYYTSNGPKEDYNFEKTDAAWDDSSNDHNWRNRSVNQPFFSVFNFSVCHESQVWARSRDSLFVHSADIKVPPYFPDTPTVRHDLAVNYSNLKRLDNQIGKIIEQLKYDGLYNDTYIFFYGDHGGPFPRYKRALYDTGIKVPMVIKFPKNKNAGSTDDRLFNFIDLAPTVLSLAGIEPPKVMQGIAQFGEFENKKKPQISYHTSDRFDELYDRLRAVRTTRFKYIRNYNTDISRALPVAYRKQMGMMQELRQLDSLNQLDEFSSIWIQPTKPEEEFYDLVNDPEELHNLALNTLYKDSLNHFRELLEKLIKDTKDLGEINERTLIDNWLVHGKQPKLENLEVTKTKKGLELIHPNPNTTIVWRILNDSIWNIYSEILPINSHFEAKAERIGYQDSEVLVWD; encoded by the coding sequence ATGAAATATCTTCTTTCATTACTAATAATTACAGTATTTATTTCGTGTCAAAATCAGTCTACAATGGTTGCCGAATCAACCGCGCCTAATATTGTTTGGTTGGTGGCGGAAGACCAATCTCCAGATTGGTTTCCTATGTATGGGGATTCTATACAGTCACTTCCTTATCTACAATCCTTATCTGCAGACGGAGTAGTGTTTACAAATGCCGTTTCTCCCGTAGCGGTTTGTGCACCTGCCCGCAGTGCAATTATTACAGGTATGTATCCATCAACATTGGGCACGCATAATATGCGTACCTATAATGCCTATGCAAACGGTGAAAATGAGCCTTCTATTAATATACCTAGTTATTCACCAATAGTTCCTGATGGAGTAAAAATGTTTACGGAATATTTAAGGAAAAAAGGGTACTACACATCGAACGGACCAAAGGAAGATTATAATTTTGAAAAGACGGATGCTGCATGGGATGACTCAAGCAATGATCACAATTGGAGAAATCGTTCCGTGAATCAACCTTTTTTTAGTGTGTTCAATTTTTCGGTATGTCATGAATCTCAAGTATGGGCAAGAAGTAGAGATTCACTTTTTGTACATTCTGCAGATATAAAAGTCCCGCCATATTTTCCAGATACACCAACTGTACGGCATGATCTAGCAGTAAACTATAGTAACCTGAAAAGATTGGATAATCAAATAGGAAAAATAATAGAACAATTGAAATATGACGGATTGTACAACGATACCTATATTTTCTTTTATGGGGATCATGGCGGTCCGTTTCCAAGGTATAAAAGAGCTTTATATGATACAGGCATAAAAGTTCCTATGGTAATTAAATTCCCAAAAAATAAGAATGCAGGTAGTACAGATGATAGACTATTCAATTTTATAGATTTAGCCCCCACGGTGCTTTCTTTAGCAGGTATAGAACCACCAAAAGTTATGCAAGGTATTGCGCAGTTTGGGGAGTTTGAGAATAAGAAAAAACCACAGATAAGTTATCATACGTCTGATAGGTTTGATGAATTATATGACCGATTACGAGCTGTTAGGACAACCCGTTTTAAATATATAAGGAATTATAATACCGATATCAGTAGAGCTTTGCCTGTTGCCTACAGAAAGCAAATGGGTATGATGCAAGAATTACGTCAGTTAGATAGTTTAAATCAATTGGACGAATTCTCATCAATTTGGATACAGCCTACCAAACCGGAAGAGGAGTTTTATGATTTAGTAAATGATCCAGAAGAATTACACAATTTAGCTTTAAATACCTTATACAAAGATTCGCTGAACCATTTTAGGGAATTACTTGAAAAATTGATTAAGGACACTAAAGATCTTGGTGAAATTAATGAGAGAACATTAATTGATAATTGGTTAGTACATGGTAAACAACCAAAACTAGAAAATCTTGAAGTTACCAAAACAAAAAAGGGTTTAGAATTAATACATCCAAATCCCAATACAACCATAGTATGGCGTATACTGAATGATTCTATCTGGAATATATATTCAGAAATACTACCCATAAATTCTCATTTTGAAGCAAAGGCAGAACGTATTGGCTATCAAGATAGTGAGGTGTTGGTTTGGGATTGA
- a CDS encoding M15 family metallopeptidase: protein MFTNRIKGLLSWAVLMVALGCKEDAKSTSAVANEKQTVETEIDSVNEPKVEKPMFKSLEGVADTTFVRLADYSDGFAYDLRYATNNNFLKEQVYDCGECYTRAKTVKALLKANEEFKKHGVKIKFYDCYRPNSVQYKMWKIVPNPQYVANPVKGSIHNKGGAVDITLVTLDGKELNMPSDFDFFGKRAYHDNFDLPQDILDNRKLLKETMEKYGFWSTRTEWWHYNLQGASNDPIANFTWDCE from the coding sequence ATGTTTACGAATAGAATAAAAGGGCTTTTGTCTTGGGCAGTCCTTATGGTAGCGTTAGGTTGTAAAGAAGATGCTAAAAGTACAAGTGCAGTCGCAAATGAAAAACAAACTGTAGAAACTGAAATTGACTCTGTCAATGAGCCAAAGGTTGAAAAACCTATGTTTAAAAGTCTGGAAGGTGTTGCGGATACTACATTTGTTCGTTTAGCAGACTATAGCGACGGATTTGCTTATGATCTAAGATATGCAACGAATAATAATTTCTTGAAAGAACAGGTGTATGATTGCGGCGAATGCTATACTAGGGCAAAGACGGTTAAGGCATTATTAAAAGCAAATGAAGAGTTTAAAAAACACGGAGTAAAGATAAAATTCTATGATTGCTACAGGCCCAATTCTGTGCAGTATAAGATGTGGAAAATAGTCCCTAATCCGCAATACGTTGCCAATCCTGTTAAAGGTTCCATACACAATAAGGGTGGGGCAGTAGACATTACTTTAGTCACTTTAGACGGAAAGGAATTGAATATGCCTTCAGATTTTGATTTTTTTGGAAAACGTGCTTATCATGATAATTTTGATTTACCCCAAGATATTCTTGACAATAGAAAACTGTTGAAAGAAACCATGGAGAAATATGGGTTTTGGTCAACGCGCACAGAATGGTGGCATTATAATTTACAAGGAGCATCAAACGACCCAATAGCAAACTTTACATGGGATTGTGAATAG
- a CDS encoding sugar phosphate isomerase/epimerase family protein has protein sequence MIKKIMISAILLGSGLLTQAQEVGLQLYSLRNQFKVDVSNTLGLINEWGITKIEGGDTYDMPLEDFKILLNDYDLEIVSVGAGFDDLENDVVKVIKNAKDFGAKYVMCAWVPHDDNKWDLEETKHATEVFNKAGKILKKNGLVLAYHPHGYEFRPYKNGTLFDYMAQNASDFTFELDVFWAQHGGADPLALMKKYPKKFTLLHLKDMQKGIEGNNTGHEEDDTNVVLGTGQIDIAGVVAEAKKLGIEYMFIEDESTNVVTQVPKSLVYLKSLK, from the coding sequence ATGATAAAAAAAATAATGATTTCCGCTATTCTTTTGGGTAGTGGTCTTTTAACTCAGGCTCAAGAAGTAGGCTTGCAATTGTATAGCCTTAGAAATCAATTTAAGGTGGATGTATCAAACACTTTAGGATTGATCAATGAATGGGGAATAACTAAAATTGAAGGCGGGGATACTTATGATATGCCACTGGAAGATTTTAAAATCTTGCTGAACGATTATGACTTAGAAATCGTAAGTGTAGGTGCTGGGTTTGACGATTTGGAAAATGATGTTGTCAAAGTTATTAAGAATGCCAAAGATTTTGGAGCTAAGTATGTCATGTGTGCCTGGGTACCGCATGATGATAACAAATGGGATTTGGAAGAAACTAAACATGCCACGGAAGTTTTTAATAAAGCGGGGAAAATTTTAAAGAAGAACGGACTCGTTTTAGCATACCATCCTCACGGATATGAGTTTAGACCATATAAAAATGGTACGTTGTTTGACTATATGGCACAAAATGCATCAGATTTTACTTTTGAGTTAGATGTATTTTGGGCACAACATGGTGGTGCTGATCCTTTAGCTTTAATGAAAAAATATCCAAAGAAATTTACGCTCCTACATTTAAAGGATATGCAAAAGGGAATTGAAGGAAACAATACCGGTCATGAAGAAGATGATACCAATGTTGTGTTAGGAACAGGACAAATAGATATTGCCGGTGTAGTTGCTGAAGCCAAAAAATTAGGTATAGAATATATGTTTATAGAAGATGAGTCTACCAATGTAGTTACACAAGTTCCAAAGAGTTTAGTGTATTTAAAAAGTTTAAAGTAA
- a CDS encoding arylsulfatase — translation MKSLKITACLLLLFTTSCAEKVKENSSKSEIKKPNVILFLADDQGWGDLNSSGNRNLNTPNIDALKTNGASFNNFYVQPVCSPTRAEILTGRYFTRTGVYETSSGGERINLNETTIADILKKAGYHTAAFGKWHNGMQPPYHPNSRGFDEYYGFASGHWGNYFSPMLEHNGTLVKGNGFLVDDLTDKGLEFIENNKTEPFFLYLPYNTPHSPMQVPDEFWNKMKDKSFDFLSDEHVNEDLQFTKAALAMVENIDYNVGRITDKVKSLNLEDETIIIYLSDNGPNAYRWNGGMKGKKGNVDEGGVRTPFYIQWTNHIQKGFMIDEIASGIDILPTLTGLLSIPLRTKMPIDGEDLSPLLLGETIENKNRFIYNHWNGKTSIRSQNFRLDNENRLYDITNDRAQLKDIASSNTDIVKVMLEAKNNWEIETINTTKENDNRAFTLGYPKAIYTQLPARDGEAHGNIKRSNRWPNDSFFTNWKSVNDAITWNVEILEEGRFQVKMYYTCPEKDLGAIVELSFETSKIAAKITKPFNPPLVGKEEDRVPRMESYVKEFKPLNLGVMTLPKGKGTLTLKAIKVPNGQVGDFRLLQFKKVE, via the coding sequence ATGAAATCCCTAAAAATCACTGCTTGTCTTCTTTTATTATTCACGACATCTTGTGCAGAAAAGGTAAAAGAAAACAGTTCAAAATCTGAAATTAAAAAACCCAATGTAATTCTTTTTTTAGCCGATGATCAAGGCTGGGGAGATTTAAACAGCAGTGGTAATAGAAATTTAAACACACCAAATATAGATGCATTAAAAACCAACGGTGCATCGTTCAATAATTTCTATGTACAGCCAGTTTGTTCGCCTACTAGGGCAGAGATTTTAACGGGTAGATATTTTACCCGTACTGGCGTTTATGAAACTTCTTCTGGTGGTGAGCGCATAAATTTAAATGAAACCACCATAGCAGATATACTTAAAAAAGCAGGTTACCACACGGCAGCTTTTGGAAAATGGCACAATGGTATGCAACCGCCATATCACCCCAATAGTAGAGGGTTTGATGAGTACTACGGATTCGCATCTGGTCATTGGGGCAACTATTTTAGCCCTATGTTAGAGCATAATGGAACATTGGTAAAAGGTAACGGGTTTTTAGTTGATGACCTAACGGATAAAGGACTCGAGTTTATAGAAAATAACAAGACGGAACCCTTTTTCCTCTACTTACCTTACAATACTCCACATAGTCCAATGCAAGTTCCCGATGAGTTTTGGAATAAAATGAAGGACAAGTCTTTTGATTTCTTATCTGATGAGCACGTTAATGAAGACCTACAGTTTACCAAAGCGGCCTTGGCAATGGTCGAGAATATTGATTACAATGTTGGAAGAATTACAGACAAAGTTAAAAGTCTAAACCTTGAAGATGAAACAATAATCATTTACCTATCTGATAACGGACCTAATGCTTATCGTTGGAATGGTGGCATGAAAGGAAAAAAAGGAAATGTTGATGAAGGAGGCGTGCGTACTCCCTTTTACATACAATGGACCAACCACATTCAAAAAGGATTCATGATTGATGAAATTGCTAGTGGTATTGATATTTTACCCACCTTAACCGGACTATTATCCATACCCCTACGAACCAAAATGCCTATTGATGGAGAAGATTTAAGCCCCTTACTTTTAGGAGAAACTATTGAAAATAAAAATCGTTTCATCTATAACCATTGGAACGGTAAAACAAGTATACGAAGTCAAAATTTTAGACTAGATAATGAAAACAGACTATACGATATTACCAATGACAGAGCGCAATTAAAAGACATCGCCAGTTCTAATACCGACATAGTTAAAGTAATGCTTGAAGCTAAGAATAACTGGGAAATTGAAACTATTAATACCACAAAAGAGAATGATAATCGTGCTTTTACTTTAGGATACCCCAAAGCTATTTATACGCAATTACCGGCCAGAGATGGTGAAGCTCATGGTAATATTAAGCGGAGTAACCGCTGGCCAAACGATTCTTTTTTTACCAATTGGAAATCTGTCAATGATGCTATTACCTGGAATGTAGAAATACTGGAAGAAGGACGTTTTCAGGTTAAAATGTATTATACCTGCCCAGAAAAGGATTTAGGTGCAATTGTAGAACTAAGTTTTGAAACCAGCAAAATCGCCGCAAAAATAACCAAACCTTTTAACCCTCCCCTTGTGGGTAAAGAAGAAGATCGTGTACCCAGAATGGAATCCTATGTAAAGGAGTTTAAACCATTAAACTTAGGAGTAATGACTTTACCTAAAGGAAAAGGAACATTAACCCTTAAAGCAATAAAAGTGCCTAACGGCCAAGTTGGGGATTTTAGATTACTTCAATTTAAAAAGGTAGAATAG
- a CDS encoding site-specific integrase, with product MQTSRTFSIHLWLNTSKGKDGLAPIYARVTVDGKRAEISLQRQTKIKNWDSKSKRTKARTPEAKALNIYLNQIYFKLLDCQKELLSECKLITAKSIKYRFVGKDEKHKTLLELVTYHNKSMLGKLKMGTLKNYYTTENYLKRFLILEKKTKDIYLKQISSSFIIDFEQHLRKGPSLQSSKPLRNNGVMKHLERLRKLMNLALDLEWLDKNPFVRYKLKFNKFTKQFLTQENLETFEVSLLKEKKYQIVRDLFVFACYTGLSYSDVKLLNKANIKPGIDGDFWIFIRRQKNEQLVKIPLLDKALAILKKYENYPNVDKGRALPVISNQKINFYLKEITSDIGINKNITFHSARHTFATTVTLSNGVPIETVSKLMGHKKISTTQIYARVLEEKISSDIILLKKRLEIN from the coding sequence ATGCAAACTTCAAGAACATTTAGTATTCATCTATGGTTAAATACATCTAAGGGAAAGGATGGTTTAGCTCCAATTTACGCAAGAGTAACGGTTGACGGTAAAAGGGCTGAAATTAGTTTACAACGGCAAACAAAAATTAAAAACTGGGACTCAAAGTCTAAAAGAACAAAAGCACGAACTCCTGAAGCTAAAGCTTTAAATATTTATTTGAATCAAATTTATTTCAAATTACTAGATTGTCAAAAAGAGCTCTTATCCGAGTGTAAGTTAATTACCGCAAAATCTATAAAGTATAGATTCGTAGGGAAAGATGAAAAACATAAAACTTTGCTTGAGTTAGTTACTTACCATAACAAAAGTATGTTGGGTAAGCTAAAGATGGGTACACTTAAAAATTATTATACAACTGAAAATTATCTAAAGCGTTTCCTGATATTAGAGAAAAAAACAAAGGATATTTATTTAAAACAAATTAGTAGTAGTTTTATTATTGATTTTGAACAGCATTTAAGAAAGGGTCCTTCTTTACAGAGTTCAAAGCCATTGAGAAATAATGGTGTCATGAAGCATTTAGAGCGACTTCGAAAATTGATGAATCTAGCATTGGATTTAGAATGGTTGGACAAAAATCCATTTGTTCGATACAAGTTGAAATTTAATAAATTCACAAAACAATTTCTTACACAAGAGAATTTAGAAACTTTTGAAGTTTCATTACTTAAAGAAAAGAAATATCAAATTGTCAGGGATTTGTTTGTTTTTGCCTGTTATACAGGTTTGTCATATAGTGATGTTAAGTTGCTTAACAAAGCAAATATTAAGCCAGGAATCGATGGTGATTTTTGGATTTTCATTCGAAGACAAAAAAATGAACAACTAGTTAAAATTCCTTTATTGGATAAGGCTCTTGCAATTTTAAAAAAATATGAAAATTATCCTAACGTTGATAAAGGAAGAGCGCTACCAGTTATTTCAAATCAAAAAATAAACTTTTACTTAAAAGAGATTACTTCAGATATAGGGATTAATAAAAATATTACTTTTCATTCGGCAAGGCATACTTTTGCTACTACAGTTACGCTTTCTAATGGTGTGCCTATTGAAACTGTTTCCAAGTTAATGGGCCATAAAAAAATTTCAACAACACAGATTTATGCTAGAGTTCTAGAAGAAAAGATTAGCTCGGATATCATTTTACTTAAAAAACGATTAGAAATCAATTAA
- a CDS encoding alpha/beta hydrolase produces MMKNRQLLLMLVLVNGIFAQDTIMPLWPKNKIPNHVKSTEKEIHEQNGILRISKVQEPTIDVYLPSKQNATGEAVIIFPGGGYGILAYDWEGTDIAKFLNSKGIAGIVVKYRLPSDVSQTNKKYVPLIDAQRAIRLVRNKADKFNIKSDKIGIIGFSAGGHLASTLGTHFNEKVYELVDTVDNESARPDFMALGYPVISFGPDTHSGSKKNLIGENVSLELDDYFSNEKQVTAQTPPTFLVHATDDTVVPVENSLLFYKALKEKGVSATMHIYPKGGHGFGLGLHDEHLKNWGDRMVDWIISLR; encoded by the coding sequence ATGATGAAAAACAGACAATTATTGTTAATGTTAGTACTGGTGAACGGTATTTTCGCCCAAGATACCATTATGCCCTTATGGCCAAAGAATAAAATTCCTAATCATGTAAAGAGTACAGAAAAAGAAATACATGAACAAAACGGAATTTTACGAATAAGCAAAGTTCAAGAACCTACAATAGATGTGTATTTACCGTCAAAGCAAAACGCTACGGGTGAAGCAGTTATAATATTTCCAGGAGGCGGATATGGTATACTGGCCTATGATTGGGAAGGCACAGATATTGCAAAGTTTTTGAATAGTAAAGGTATAGCGGGTATTGTAGTGAAATACCGTTTACCGTCTGATGTTTCACAAACCAACAAAAAGTATGTTCCACTAATAGATGCGCAAAGAGCAATACGGTTGGTAAGAAATAAAGCTGATAAATTTAATATAAAGTCGGATAAAATTGGAATAATAGGATTTTCTGCTGGAGGTCACCTAGCATCCACGTTAGGAACACATTTTAATGAAAAGGTTTATGAACTAGTTGATACTGTTGATAATGAAAGTGCACGACCAGATTTTATGGCTTTAGGTTATCCCGTTATTTCTTTTGGGCCTGATACACATAGTGGGTCTAAGAAAAATTTAATAGGGGAGAATGTATCATTAGAATTGGATGACTATTTTTCTAATGAAAAACAAGTTACAGCACAAACGCCACCCACTTTTTTAGTCCATGCTACCGATGATACGGTAGTACCTGTAGAAAATAGCTTGTTATTCTATAAAGCATTAAAGGAAAAAGGGGTTTCTGCAACAATGCACATATATCCAAAAGGCGGACACGGATTTGGCTTAGGTTTACATGATGAGCATTTGAAGAATTGGGGAGATAGAATGGTTGATTGGATAATTTCGTTGCGGTAA